The Leptospira perdikensis genome includes the window TTTTGTATTGGATGGTTTCCTCAAAACCTTTGGGGAGATTTTTTTTAACGATCTCTCTAAGTTTCGAAAATGGTTCTCTTCGGTCTTCTGGTAAAGATTGGATGTATTCTTCAATGGTGTTTGGCATGGTAGATCCTTAAATTCCGGTACAGAGTTTTTTAAGGTCAAGAATTTGTTTCATTCAAAATATTTTGAACATAAACCATTTTAGATTCCAGCTCCCAATCCCTGCGCCAGCGATTGCAGTGGAAATCCTTCGTAAAATTATATGGTTCCATTTTCAATTAGAAACTCACGAAGGATTGAAACGAAAAGCGCGGTCGGTACAGAAAAAATTGACATTCGCATAACCAATGCGAGGCGCCCATATCTTTGACCACCAGAACATCTGATTGGTAAAAATTCGCCAGGCATAAAAAAACCCACCAAAAGGTGGGTTTGATTTAGAGAAAGGTCTCTAGTTTAAGTGTGAACTTTCTTATTTAGAAACAACTTGGAAAGTTACACGACGGTTGATCGCGTCTTTTTCATCAAAACCAGAAATTGGTTTAGAAGAACCAGCAGCTTTTGTTACCAATTTGTCCGCAGGAATTCCTTGTTTTACAAGAGCGTCCTTCACTGCATCAGAACGAATTTGTGAATAGTATCCGTTTCCTTTTTTAGCACCTTCTGCTTCTTCTGGACCAGATGCATCTGCGTGACCAGTCACTTCAAGAGCGTATCCTTCAGGAAGTTTTGCAATAGCATCTTTGATGTAAGAAACGTTGTCTTTTGCCCAAGTTTTGAAATCTTCTGCTTGGATGTCCGCTTGTTTGTAGCTAAAACCTCTGCGACGAACACCATCTGGATAGCGGTAGTCTTTGAGTGCTACATTGATTTCGTCCAAAAGAGCTGCATTGAGATCTCTGGAAGATACAGTGGATGTTGTTCCCGTAGTGGAAGTTGTGTCTTTCGGAGTTTCTTTTTCTTCAGAAGACGAACAATTCGTTAATGAAAGCGAAAGACCTGCGAGGAGGATGAGGCTTAAAAAAAATCCTTTTTTCATCAGTTGACCTACCTTAATGTTTCCATAGTTTAGTTCTTTTCATTAGATAACAACCGAAAATGCAAATATTTGTAACTGTTTCCGAAGATTATGACCAAAGTCGCCTGGATGTCTTTCTAAAAGACAATGCCGGAGACGATCTCAGCCGTTCTACCGTTCAAAAGTGGATTGATTCTGGATTTGTGACCAACAAAACCAAAGAACAACTGGCCACTAAAAACGGATATAAGGTGACTCTTGGTGAAGAGTACGTCGTGAATGTGATCGCAAGGCCTCCTTCTCGGCTTGAACCCATTCCCATGGACATTCCTGTTCTTTATGACGAGGACGAATTTATGGTTATCCATAAGAAAGCAGGGATTGCTTGCCACAGTGGGCCGGGAGATGACCAACCTTCTCTTGTGAATGGATTATTACACCAATTCAAAAACCTATCAGCCACAGGCGGTGAACGTCGTCCAGGGATTGTGCATCGGTTGGACAAACCAACAGAAGGGGTTCTCATCATTGCGAAAACCGATCGTGCCCATGCAGCATTATCCAAAATGTTTCAAGATCGGCTCGTGGATAAAACCTATTACGCTTGGGTGCTCCAAGCACCCGTGGAATCCGAAGGAACTGTCAATCTACCGATTGGTCGCCATCCCGTAGAAAGAGTGAAGATGTGTGTGAGAGAAGATGGAAGAATGGCCATCACTCATTATAAAACAGAAAAAATTGTCCAAACACAAACAGGTCGTAAATTTAGTTTGATGAAATTGGGATTGGAAACAGGTCGTACCCACCAAATTCGTGTTCATATGGCAAAGATGGGTTGTCCTGTTGTGGGAGATACTTTGTATTCTCGTTCCGCAAAAGATTATACACAATATGGACTTTTACTTTTTGCCAAACGATTGGAATTCCCACATCCTTTTATTCCCGACAAACGAATCTTAGTGGAGTTAGAATTTCCAGAAAGATTCAAAACTTTTGAAAGGAAATGTCCTAGTTACTAATGGATTGGTATCTT containing:
- a CDS encoding RluA family pseudouridine synthase — encoded protein: MQIFVTVSEDYDQSRLDVFLKDNAGDDLSRSTVQKWIDSGFVTNKTKEQLATKNGYKVTLGEEYVVNVIARPPSRLEPIPMDIPVLYDEDEFMVIHKKAGIACHSGPGDDQPSLVNGLLHQFKNLSATGGERRPGIVHRLDKPTEGVLIIAKTDRAHAALSKMFQDRLVDKTYYAWVLQAPVESEGTVNLPIGRHPVERVKMCVREDGRMAITHYKTEKIVQTQTGRKFSLMKLGLETGRTHQIRVHMAKMGCPVVGDTLYSRSAKDYTQYGLLLFAKRLEFPHPFIPDKRILVELEFPERFKTFERKCPSY
- the loa22 gene encoding OmpA family outer membrane lipoprotein Loa22; the encoded protein is MMKKGFFLSLILLAGLSLSLTNCSSSEEKETPKDTTSTTGTTSTVSSRDLNAALLDEINVALKDYRYPDGVRRRGFSYKQADIQAEDFKTWAKDNVSYIKDAIAKLPEGYALEVTGHADASGPEEAEGAKKGNGYYSQIRSDAVKDALVKQGIPADKLVTKAAGSSKPISGFDEKDAINRRVTFQVVSK